CCACATGGCCAGAGCCTTGATCACCAGCATCGCCGCCTGTCTGCTTGTCATGGGACTGGCTGCCTGCCAGCCGCAGACCGTGGTCGTCACCGCCGCCCCCCAGGCGTCGGCCCAGGACTATTATGACGCGGGCATCCGCGCCTTCGGCATGGGAGATTTCAACCAAGCCGCGACCCAGTTCGACTCGGCCATCCGCCTCGCGCCGGGGCTGGCCGACGCCTACTGGTACCTCGGCCAGTGCTATGCCCGGATGGGCATGACCCGCCAAGCCGAGGACACCTATCGCAGCGGTCTGTCCGTGGCCCCCGGGCATATGCGTCTGCATGAAGCCCTGGGCCTTTTAAGCTACGAGACCGGGAACTATCCCCAGGCTCGACGCGAACTGGCTCAGGCCAGCGCCATGGGTTCCGCCAATCCGCAGGTCTTTCTCTACCTCGGCAATCTGGCCCTCCTTGATGGCGACTGCCAAAGCGCCAAGGCAAA
The DNA window shown above is from Desulfovibrio sp. TomC and carries:
- a CDS encoding tetratricopeptide repeat protein produces the protein MARALITSIAACLLVMGLAACQPQTVVVTAAPQASAQDYYDAGIRAFGMGDFNQAATQFDSAIRLAPGLADAYWYLGQCYARMGMTRQAEDTYRSGLSVAPGHMRLHEALGLLSYETGNYPQARRELAQASAMGSANPQVFLYLGNLALLDGDCQSAKANFQRALALDPGFLPARQALADAQGRCRPKAPRAETPKVEKSFTGGGRAIDPSDF